One Azoarcus sp. DN11 DNA segment encodes these proteins:
- a CDS encoding lytic transglycosylase domain-containing protein, whose product MKPPIPLLAAVWFALPLAAQADVYLKVEPDGTVTLTDEPRRGFERVVTAPAPRSGGSAPIGGTGLVHGEPSGEIGALPFAPQVAAAAAEHDLPEALIHAVIRVESNYDPRAVSPKGAVGLMQLMPRTARAMGVVDARNPAENIRGGARYLKRLLEMFGNDVGRAVAAYNAGPGAVVRSGGMPPFAETRRYVPRVIEHFERLGGRRAGRLS is encoded by the coding sequence ATGAAACCGCCGATCCCGCTTCTCGCCGCCGTCTGGTTCGCACTGCCGCTGGCCGCGCAGGCCGATGTCTATCTCAAGGTCGAACCGGACGGGACGGTCACGCTCACCGACGAACCGCGTCGCGGTTTCGAACGCGTCGTCACGGCGCCCGCCCCCAGGAGTGGGGGATCGGCCCCCATAGGCGGGACCGGCCTCGTCCACGGCGAGCCGTCGGGCGAGATCGGTGCGCTGCCCTTCGCTCCGCAGGTCGCTGCGGCCGCGGCCGAGCACGATCTGCCGGAGGCGCTCATCCATGCGGTGATCCGCGTCGAATCCAACTACGACCCGCGGGCGGTGTCGCCCAAGGGGGCGGTCGGCCTGATGCAGCTGATGCCCCGCACGGCGCGTGCGATGGGCGTCGTCGACGCACGCAATCCGGCCGAAAACATCCGTGGCGGCGCGCGTTACCTCAAGCGCCTGCTGGAGATGTTCGGCAACGACGTCGGGCGCGCCGTGGCCGCGTACAACGCCGGACCGGGCGCGGTCGTGCGCAGCGGCGGCATGCCGCCGTTCGCCGAGACGCGGCGTTACGTGCCGCGCGTGATCGAGCATTTCGAGCGCCTGGGTGGCCGCCGCGCCGGGAGGCTGTCGTGA
- a CDS encoding PilN domain-containing protein has translation MKRLQLDFRRSPPAGAGGWALLAVGAVLAGTVTWAGVHIRGEIAAQDATARQILAGLPGPLRDSRPAAAGGSERDGALAGMHRVQASIDNRPWQALFATLEGLASDDVALLALTPDARKHQLRITAEARDLGAMLDYHRKLEGTPALRDVALVSHEFAEQVPGRPVRFSLVASWVTDHANP, from the coding sequence ATGAAACGGCTACAGCTCGACTTCCGTCGTTCGCCCCCCGCCGGTGCCGGGGGCTGGGCGCTGCTCGCCGTGGGCGCCGTCCTCGCCGGCACGGTGACGTGGGCCGGCGTGCACATCCGGGGCGAGATCGCGGCGCAGGACGCGACCGCGCGCCAGATCCTCGCCGGCCTGCCCGGGCCCCTGCGCGACAGCAGGCCGGCCGCGGCGGGCGGCAGCGAGCGCGACGGCGCGCTGGCGGGCATGCATCGCGTGCAGGCGAGCATCGACAACCGCCCCTGGCAGGCGCTGTTCGCGACGCTCGAGGGCCTCGCCAGCGACGACGTCGCGCTGCTGGCGCTGACACCGGACGCGCGCAAGCACCAGCTCCGCATCACTGCCGAGGCGCGCGACCTCGGCGCGATGCTCGATTACCACCGCAAGCTGGAGGGCACGCCCGCGCTGCGCGACGTGGCGCTGGTCAGCCACGAGTTCGCCGAGCAGGTGCCGGGCCGGCCGGTGCGCTTCAGCCTCGTCGCAAGCTGGGTGACCGACCATGCCAATCCATAA
- a CDS encoding SCO family protein has protein sequence MTNGARRMQHDRKAVMRAGLAAVAVAAAVGILMPGAARAHAEHAKPQGATAGAHANHGASGPTRPEDVTVRLPDVTLLDQHSRERRLKPDVIGDRVVVMDFVYTSCTTVCPVASAIMAEVQQKLAARVGREVALVSLTVDPVRDTPARLRDYAGARGAGEGWSWLTGSATEVNDTLKGLGTWTPDFEDHPVVMMVGDGRSGKWTRFYGFADPAVLVAQVESLIAARAATRE, from the coding sequence ATGACGAACGGAGCAAGGCGCATGCAGCACGATCGCAAGGCCGTCATGCGCGCCGGCCTGGCCGCGGTGGCGGTCGCGGCGGCCGTGGGCATCCTCATGCCGGGCGCGGCGCGGGCGCACGCCGAACATGCGAAGCCGCAGGGCGCCACGGCCGGCGCCCACGCGAACCACGGCGCATCCGGCCCGACGCGGCCCGAAGACGTGACGGTGCGCCTCCCCGACGTGACGCTGCTGGACCAGCACAGCCGCGAACGGCGCCTCAAGCCCGACGTGATCGGCGATCGCGTCGTGGTGATGGATTTCGTCTATACCAGCTGTACGACCGTGTGCCCGGTGGCCTCCGCGATCATGGCCGAAGTGCAGCAGAAGCTCGCCGCGCGGGTGGGGCGCGAGGTTGCGCTCGTGTCGCTGACCGTGGACCCGGTGCGCGACACCCCGGCGCGCCTGCGCGACTACGCCGGCGCCCGCGGCGCGGGCGAGGGCTGGTCGTGGCTCACTGGCAGCGCCACGGAGGTCAACGACACGCTCAAGGGCCTGGGCACGTGGACGCCGGACTTCGAGGACCATCCCGTCGTGATGATGGTCGGCGACGGCCGCAGCGGCAAATGGACGCGCTTCTACGGCTTCGCGGACCCCGCGGTGCTGGTCGCGCAGGTCGAATCGCTCATCGCGGCGCGTGCCGCAACCCGGGAGTAA
- a CDS encoding SCO family protein: MIAARRTVFLAAFAALAQVLTLAAAAQAAAQAVAPPATGGTHDARAYFTDTELVDQHGRKVRFYSDVLKDRVVMLNVVYANCKDACPLITRKLTEVRATLGEEAARKVHFISISSDPLHDTPASLKAFAAKNHADSPNWIFLTGDKAKVDFVLSRLGQLGNSVEEHSTLLIAGDVPNKRWSKIRPDAPPPAIAERLRLLTEPVEKVSLGR, from the coding sequence ATGATCGCTGCACGCCGCACCGTCTTCCTCGCCGCCTTCGCGGCGCTCGCACAGGTCCTCACCCTCGCCGCCGCCGCGCAAGCGGCCGCGCAGGCCGTGGCGCCCCCCGCCACCGGCGGCACGCACGACGCGCGTGCCTACTTCACCGACACCGAGCTCGTCGACCAGCACGGCCGCAAGGTCCGGTTCTACAGCGACGTGCTGAAGGACCGCGTCGTGATGCTCAACGTGGTCTACGCGAACTGCAAGGACGCCTGCCCGCTCATCACGCGCAAGCTCACGGAAGTGCGCGCCACGCTGGGCGAGGAGGCCGCGCGCAAGGTGCATTTCATCTCGATCAGCAGCGACCCGCTGCACGACACGCCGGCCTCGCTGAAGGCCTTCGCGGCGAAGAACCACGCCGATAGCCCGAACTGGATCTTCCTCACCGGCGACAAGGCGAAGGTCGACTTCGTGCTGAGCCGCCTCGGCCAGCTCGGCAACAGCGTCGAGGAGCATTCGACGCTGCTGATCGCCGGCGACGTGCCGAACAAGCGCTGGAGCAAGATCCGCCCCGACGCACCGCCGCCGGCGATCGCCGAGCGCCTGAGGCTGCTCACCGAACCGGTGGAGAAGGTGAGCCTGGGACGGTAA
- a CDS encoding ABC transporter substrate-binding protein, translated as MASRRLTGWSGLMAALLCVAGPVAAIELTASEQAGKQIFVEGRSASGSTIAARVGGADTAIPGTVVPCANCHGADGRGRREGGVRPPDITWRRLALPYGQRMENGRERPAYDAASFARAITTGVDSAGNRLDPAMPRFTMSARDAEDLTAYLKRLEDDGDPGLAQDAVRVGTLQPATGLLAELGTTVTAILRGTFDAVNAGGGVHGRRIELVVADPGSDAAGAEAALRRLVDEEKVFALVAPLVPALDGRLGALADAAHIPVVGPLAQLSASGGRFVFDPLPGLGEQLGALGEYAAATLKLTNPPVAIVHPDEPRSAAIASALAGRLARHGWSQVRAYAYVPGAFNASWVGTAVAGQGAKAVFFIGRDADFGALAAQEPLQKAPPWLFAAANQVGPAVLRLPAPQAERVFIAYPTLPQDWSPQGAGALRAVRARSGAGDRHPAFQVGAYVAALVMVEGFKRAGRDVSRDKFVAALEGMRGFQTGVAPAIGFGPGQRVGAPGAHIVGVDAQKHIFRPTGRYVRLDTVQE; from the coding sequence ATGGCAAGCCGCCGCCTTACAGGGTGGTCGGGTCTGATGGCCGCGCTACTCTGCGTCGCGGGGCCTGTGGCCGCAATCGAGCTGACTGCTTCCGAACAGGCCGGCAAGCAGATCTTCGTCGAAGGCCGCAGCGCCTCGGGCAGCACCATTGCGGCCCGCGTCGGGGGCGCGGACACGGCGATACCGGGAACGGTGGTGCCGTGTGCCAACTGCCACGGCGCCGATGGCCGCGGGAGGCGCGAGGGGGGCGTGCGCCCGCCCGACATCACCTGGCGGCGGCTTGCCCTTCCTTATGGCCAGCGCATGGAAAACGGGCGCGAACGGCCCGCCTACGACGCGGCGAGCTTCGCGCGCGCGATCACCACCGGGGTCGATTCCGCCGGCAACCGGCTCGACCCCGCGATGCCGCGCTTCACGATGTCGGCGCGCGACGCCGAGGACCTCACGGCCTACCTGAAGCGCCTCGAGGACGACGGCGACCCGGGCCTCGCGCAGGACGCCGTGCGCGTCGGCACGCTGCAGCCCGCGACGGGGCTGCTGGCCGAGCTGGGCACGACCGTCACGGCCATCCTGCGCGGCACTTTCGACGCCGTGAACGCCGGCGGCGGGGTGCACGGCCGGCGCATCGAGCTGGTCGTCGCCGATCCCGGCAGCGATGCCGCGGGCGCGGAGGCCGCGCTGCGCCGCCTCGTCGACGAGGAAAAGGTGTTCGCCCTCGTCGCGCCGCTGGTGCCGGCGCTCGACGGGCGCCTGGGCGCGCTCGCCGACGCCGCGCACATCCCCGTGGTCGGCCCGCTCGCGCAGCTGTCGGCGAGCGGCGGCCGCTTCGTGTTCGATCCGCTGCCCGGCCTCGGCGAGCAGCTCGGTGCGCTCGGCGAATACGCCGCCGCCACGCTCAAGCTCACGAATCCGCCGGTCGCGATCGTGCATCCGGACGAACCCCGCAGCGCCGCCATCGCCAGCGCGCTCGCCGGGCGCCTCGCGCGCCACGGCTGGTCGCAGGTGCGCGCCTACGCCTACGTGCCGGGCGCGTTCAACGCCTCCTGGGTGGGCACGGCGGTGGCCGGCCAGGGCGCGAAGGCGGTCTTCTTCATCGGCCGCGACGCCGACTTCGGCGCGCTCGCCGCGCAGGAGCCGTTGCAGAAGGCGCCGCCGTGGCTGTTCGCGGCGGCGAACCAGGTCGGCCCGGCCGTGCTGCGGCTGCCCGCGCCGCAAGCCGAGCGCGTGTTCATCGCCTACCCGACCTTGCCGCAGGACTGGAGCCCGCAAGGCGCGGGCGCGCTGCGTGCGGTGCGCGCCCGCAGCGGCGCGGGCGACCGCCACCCCGCCTTCCAGGTCGGCGCCTACGTCGCGGCGTTGGTGATGGTGGAAGGCTTCAAGCGCGCCGGGCGCGACGTGAGCCGCGACAAGTTCGTTGCCGCGCTGGAGGGCATGCGTGGCTTCCAGACCGGCGTGGCGCCCGCGATCGGCTTCGGCCCCGGGCAGCGCGTCGGCGCGCCGGGCGCCCACATCGTCGGCGTGGATGCGCAGAAGCACATTTTCCGCCCGACCGGCCGCTATGTGCGCCTTGACACAGTACAAGAATGA
- a CDS encoding response regulator — MSSTTRVLIVEDEDILAGNLQAYLERVCCEARVAPDGGSAIRSIDAFVPDVLVLDYRLPDMTGFQVLDAIRSRCAHANAILITGQPRNEVQQEAARRGIAHILFKPFPLAELSKVVCSIGPYVSAHIAGDAEPHDAHGPTHPDRRQHKHNRFPMRLYDGTWLFADRRHAHKSGQDCADDEE, encoded by the coding sequence ATGTCATCCACCACAAGAGTCCTGATCGTCGAGGACGAGGACATCCTCGCAGGCAACCTGCAGGCCTACCTCGAACGCGTCTGCTGCGAAGCCCGCGTCGCGCCGGACGGAGGCAGTGCGATCCGGTCGATCGATGCCTTTGTCCCGGATGTGCTGGTGCTCGACTATCGCCTGCCCGACATGACCGGCTTCCAGGTGCTGGACGCGATCCGGTCGCGCTGCGCCCACGCCAACGCGATCCTGATCACGGGGCAGCCGCGCAACGAGGTGCAGCAGGAAGCGGCGCGGCGCGGGATCGCGCACATCCTGTTCAAACCCTTTCCGCTCGCCGAGTTGTCCAAGGTCGTGTGCAGCATCGGCCCCTACGTTTCGGCGCACATCGCCGGTGATGCGGAGCCGCACGACGCGCACGGGCCGACGCATCCGGACCGGCGCCAGCACAAGCACAACCGCTTCCCGATGCGGCTGTATGACGGAACCTGGCTGTTCGCGGACCGCCGGCATGCGCACAAGTCCGGGCAGGATTGCGCAGACGACGAAGAATGA
- a CDS encoding SurA N-terminal domain-containing protein: MRTDRASGGHAVTTQGRRGGAARRRASCGLRHVTAALCLVCTLALPAPASAQEVGVAARVNGAEITVFRLERHFEDYLRLKARNVAAIRSPDVFKRLKREALDQLIDKELLWQESQRRGVKVDDAAVEEMRSGIESGFATREAYERRVRDAGFDEASYAEYLRRELAASRTLQALAGTPRISDEDVRRTLEQEPAPAGMPEAEAQRQVRAYLAASRRAEAGREALQRLRESARVEVLQPF; this comes from the coding sequence TTGAGGACAGACCGGGCATCCGGCGGGCACGCCGTCACGACGCAGGGAAGGAGAGGAGGGGCCGCGCGCCGCCGTGCGTCGTGCGGTCTGCGGCATGTGACGGCGGCCCTGTGCCTGGTCTGCACCCTCGCGTTGCCGGCGCCGGCCTCCGCGCAGGAGGTCGGCGTCGCGGCACGCGTCAATGGCGCCGAAATCACCGTCTTCCGCCTCGAACGCCATTTCGAGGACTACCTCCGGCTCAAGGCGCGCAATGTCGCCGCCATCCGCAGCCCCGACGTGTTCAAGCGCCTCAAGCGCGAAGCGCTCGACCAGCTCATCGACAAGGAGCTGCTGTGGCAGGAGTCGCAGCGCCGCGGCGTGAAGGTCGATGACGCGGCGGTCGAGGAGATGCGCAGCGGCATCGAATCGGGATTCGCGACGCGCGAGGCCTACGAGCGCCGCGTCCGCGACGCCGGCTTCGACGAAGCCTCCTACGCCGAATACCTGCGCCGCGAGCTCGCGGCGAGCCGCACCCTGCAGGCGCTCGCGGGCACGCCCCGGATCAGCGACGAGGACGTGCGGCGCACGCTGGAGCAGGAGCCGGCGCCCGCGGGCATGCCCGAGGCCGAGGCGCAGCGCCAGGTGCGCGCGTACCTGGCCGCGAGCCGCCGCGCCGAAGCCGGCCGCGAGGCGCTGCAACGATTGCGCGAGTCCGCACGGGTGGAGGTGCTGCAGCCGTTCTGA
- a CDS encoding GspE/PulE family protein — protein sequence MDMHVIPEMVVPDSAEGVVQRLDVALLRSARDRAAAHGRRMIDELEELAGLDPREFVRRLAATLHYPVLCGEELFAGAPDFSKVSLAEAIKHEFVLVKRSPDAGGGLIGVFSDPFDDARLAWIDERLGGAELHLAHPADLAACLARHEEDFHAIDSLAAAQEECAAAEDVETLSLARISEDSSVVVKLVNSTLYDALKAKASDIHLSATGSGMVIKYRVDGVLDTASRVQGADVAEQMISRVKVMAELDIAEKRVPQDGRFKVSIKGRQIDFRVSIIPSIFGEDAVLRVLDKQDLADQVHGVRLDSLGFEPDVMKTLRRLASEPYGMVLVTGPTGSGKTTTLYAMLTEINRGVDKIITIEDPVEYQLPGVLQIPVNEKKGLTFARGLRSILRHDPDKIMVGEIRDADTAQIAVQSALTGHLVFTTIHANNVFDVIGRFTQMEVDPYSFVSALNGVLAQRLIRLACPHCAVETQPRHDELRAAGLDPAEVRGWRFVHSPGCGRCRGTGYRGRTAIAEVLLLDDELRQTIIDHRPIAELKELAKKRGLRLLRESALDLVRTGETTLEEINRVTFVA from the coding sequence ATGGATATGCATGTCATCCCTGAAATGGTCGTACCGGACAGTGCCGAGGGCGTTGTCCAGAGGCTCGATGTCGCGCTGCTGCGTTCGGCGCGCGACCGCGCCGCGGCCCACGGCCGCCGCATGATCGACGAACTGGAGGAGCTCGCCGGCCTCGATCCGCGCGAATTCGTGCGCCGCCTTGCCGCCACGCTGCATTACCCGGTGCTGTGCGGCGAGGAGCTTTTCGCCGGCGCGCCGGACTTCTCCAAGGTGTCGCTCGCCGAGGCCATCAAGCACGAATTCGTGCTCGTGAAGCGTTCGCCGGACGCGGGCGGCGGCCTCATCGGCGTGTTCTCCGACCCCTTCGACGACGCGCGCCTCGCGTGGATCGACGAGCGCCTCGGCGGTGCCGAGCTGCATCTGGCGCATCCGGCCGACCTCGCGGCCTGCCTCGCGCGCCACGAGGAGGACTTCCATGCGATCGACTCGCTCGCCGCGGCGCAGGAGGAATGCGCTGCCGCCGAGGACGTCGAGACGCTCTCGCTCGCCCGCATCAGCGAGGACTCCAGCGTCGTCGTGAAGCTGGTCAACTCGACCCTCTACGACGCGCTCAAGGCCAAGGCCAGCGACATCCACCTCAGCGCCACCGGCAGCGGCATGGTCATCAAGTACCGCGTCGACGGCGTGCTCGACACCGCCAGCCGGGTGCAGGGCGCCGACGTCGCCGAGCAGATGATCTCGCGCGTGAAGGTGATGGCGGAGCTCGACATCGCCGAGAAGCGCGTGCCGCAGGACGGCCGCTTCAAGGTGTCGATCAAGGGCCGCCAGATCGATTTCCGCGTGTCGATCATCCCCAGCATCTTCGGCGAGGACGCCGTGCTGCGCGTGCTCGACAAGCAGGACCTCGCCGACCAGGTGCATGGCGTGCGCCTCGACTCGCTCGGCTTCGAGCCCGACGTGATGAAAACCCTGCGCCGCCTCGCGAGCGAGCCCTACGGCATGGTGCTCGTCACTGGCCCCACCGGCAGCGGCAAGACCACCACGCTGTACGCGATGCTCACCGAGATCAACCGCGGCGTCGACAAGATCATCACGATCGAGGACCCGGTCGAATACCAGCTCCCCGGCGTGCTGCAGATCCCGGTCAACGAGAAGAAGGGCCTCACCTTCGCGCGCGGCCTGCGCTCCATCCTGCGCCACGACCCGGACAAGATCATGGTCGGCGAGATCCGCGACGCCGACACCGCGCAGATCGCCGTGCAGTCGGCGCTCACCGGCCACCTCGTGTTCACGACCATCCACGCCAACAACGTGTTCGACGTGATCGGGCGCTTCACGCAGATGGAGGTCGACCCGTACAGCTTCGTTTCGGCGCTGAACGGCGTGCTCGCGCAGCGCCTGATCCGGCTCGCGTGCCCGCACTGTGCCGTCGAAACGCAGCCGCGGCACGACGAACTCCGTGCCGCCGGCCTCGATCCGGCCGAGGTCAGGGGCTGGCGCTTCGTGCATAGCCCCGGCTGCGGCCGCTGCCGCGGCACCGGCTACCGTGGCCGCACCGCGATCGCCGAAGTGCTGCTGCTCGACGACGAACTGCGCCAGACCATCATCGACCACCGGCCCATCGCCGAACTGAAGGAGCTCGCGAAGAAGCGCGGCCTGCGCCTGCTGCGCGAGTCGGCGCTCGACCTGGTGCGTACCGGCGAGACCACGCTCGAGGAGATCAACCGTGTCACTTTTGTCGCGTGA
- a CDS encoding DUF2946 family protein — protein MACGRPAAGRGQHGERILVAVLAFVLWLAPILALGHAITHDPVPGSDICRAQSAGSADEHPATGGGHRCQDCCCSAVRLGGGPPASTGWFFLPASAPVLAGDVSSVPRPLVWRDLAPPPRAPPSPAADSAVAPGIG, from the coding sequence ATGGCGTGCGGGCGTCCGGCTGCCGGAAGGGGGCAGCACGGCGAGCGCATCCTCGTCGCGGTGCTGGCCTTCGTGCTGTGGCTGGCGCCCATCCTCGCGCTGGGCCACGCGATAACGCACGACCCGGTGCCGGGGTCCGACATCTGCCGGGCGCAGTCCGCCGGGAGTGCGGACGAGCATCCCGCCACCGGGGGCGGCCATCGCTGCCAGGATTGCTGCTGCTCGGCGGTGCGCCTCGGCGGCGGGCCGCCGGCGAGCACGGGCTGGTTCTTCCTTCCGGCGTCCGCGCCCGTGCTCGCGGGCGACGTGTCCTCCGTTCCGCGCCCGCTCGTGTGGCGCGACCTTGCGCCGCCCCCGCGTGCGCCCCCCTCCCCGGCCGCTGATTCTGCCGTCGCACCCGGCATCGGCTGA
- a CDS encoding transporter: MFCLRPVAASALALALAVPSAAFASCGSAFCSVNTSSAFMNAGLAGDTRLGLRYEFIDQRHPMHGDNDVSVGELPRHHDEVRTLNRNTLFTLERDLAPDWTIGATLPLVDRSHKHIHNHHEEDGDVHHVPETWNFRELGDLRIEARHELLTSREQGVGVSFGVKLPTGRTNLKNRDGDLAERSLQPGSGTTDLLLGAHWRRELAGGSTAFASVSADLATAEHDGYRPGHRMHLDVGWLKPVSDRLSFPLQLNVSYKARDRGAEAEPEDSGATTVALSPGVSWQMSPHWQLYGYYQRPIYQHVNGVQLTSRWSAVLGTTYAF; encoded by the coding sequence ATGTTTTGCCTTCGCCCTGTCGCGGCGAGCGCGCTCGCGCTCGCGCTTGCCGTACCGTCAGCCGCCTTCGCGTCCTGCGGCTCCGCCTTTTGCTCGGTCAATACCAGCTCGGCCTTCATGAACGCCGGCCTCGCGGGTGACACCCGCCTGGGCCTGCGCTACGAGTTCATCGACCAGCGCCACCCCATGCACGGCGACAACGACGTGTCGGTGGGCGAGCTCCCGCGCCATCACGACGAAGTGCGCACGCTCAACCGCAACACGCTGTTCACGCTGGAGCGCGATCTCGCACCGGACTGGACGATCGGCGCGACGCTGCCGCTGGTTGACCGCAGCCACAAGCACATCCACAACCACCATGAAGAAGACGGCGACGTGCACCACGTCCCCGAGACCTGGAATTTCCGCGAGCTCGGCGACCTGCGCATCGAGGCGCGCCACGAACTCCTTACCAGCCGTGAGCAGGGGGTTGGCGTGAGCTTCGGGGTCAAGCTGCCCACCGGCCGCACCAACCTGAAGAACCGCGACGGCGACCTGGCCGAGCGCAGCCTGCAGCCGGGCAGCGGCACCACCGACCTGCTGCTGGGGGCGCACTGGCGCCGGGAACTGGCGGGCGGCTCGACGGCGTTCGCGAGCGTCAGCGCGGATCTGGCGACCGCAGAGCATGACGGCTACCGCCCCGGCCACCGCATGCACCTCGATGTCGGCTGGCTCAAGCCGGTCAGCGACCGCCTGAGCTTCCCGCTGCAGCTCAACGTGTCGTACAAGGCGCGTGACCGCGGCGCCGAGGCCGAGCCGGAGGATTCGGGCGCGACGACGGTGGCGCTGAGTCCGGGAGTCAGCTGGCAGATGTCGCCGCACTGGCAGCTCTACGGCTACTACCAGCGTCCCATCTATCAGCACGTGAACGGCGTGCAGCTCACGTCGCGCTGGAGCGCCGTGCTCGGAACGACCTACGCGTTCTGA
- a CDS encoding YncE family protein, whose product MSRLRFATGSLLVSCALSGSLAAAPAPVPAPGGAAAEARPAASGRVTRDGVAIDFEARPADGATELVEGGLADLTFRITDARTGTGVPGLRPGAWLDLAQVIANPKANEQKECKDKIALYLKGVVGVRPMVDLNSYYLMVLNQDPSISVIDPLTSMAGVTSTLTRIMLKRPPMDWARSVDGKHMFVSMPTAGQVAVVDTGSFRVVADVDAGDEPVRVAVQPDGHYLWVGNNARDPGKSGVTVIDAHGFEPVKRFATGKGHHEIAFSDDSRHAFVTNRDAGSVSVFDVAALEKVVDIPTGPRPISVALSGLSKALYVADGEAGTITVIDAKTLAPRKVIQARPGLGPVRFTLDGRFAFALNTRENTATVIDAGGDEIVHELGVAAEPYEVSFTPGYAYVRGLATENVAMVRLDTLGKGREPVLQSFAAGAEAPRLAGDLPLAASLATRSDEGAVFVVNPANNTTYFYMEGMNAPMTGYLHRGHTARAVTVVDRAMKQTEPGVFSTQVTLPASGKFDVAFMLDRPQVLHCFSADVKPGAISDAKLAAPRLEFLPAPVTVQAPGKATVRFRLVAGRKDTPRTGVKDLGVTWFLAPAGARQHTAAREVGEGVYEAELPLAQTGAYYVHVDSAALRETQKKPYLTLRAVSAVAAGTKDGN is encoded by the coding sequence GTGAGCAGACTTCGCTTCGCAACAGGCTCGCTGCTGGTGTCCTGCGCCTTGTCGGGATCGCTTGCCGCGGCGCCGGCGCCGGTCCCCGCGCCGGGGGGCGCGGCGGCGGAGGCCAGACCCGCGGCCAGCGGGCGCGTGACGCGCGACGGCGTGGCGATCGACTTCGAGGCGCGCCCGGCGGACGGGGCCACCGAGCTGGTCGAAGGCGGTCTTGCCGACCTCACCTTCCGCATCACCGACGCCAGGACGGGCACGGGCGTGCCGGGGCTCAGGCCGGGTGCGTGGCTCGACCTCGCGCAGGTGATCGCGAACCCGAAGGCCAACGAGCAGAAGGAATGCAAGGACAAGATCGCCCTCTACCTGAAGGGCGTGGTCGGCGTGCGGCCGATGGTGGACCTCAACAGCTACTACCTGATGGTGCTCAACCAGGACCCCAGCATCAGCGTCATCGATCCTCTGACCTCGATGGCTGGCGTGACCAGCACGCTCACGCGCATCATGCTCAAGCGCCCGCCGATGGACTGGGCCAGGAGCGTCGACGGCAAGCACATGTTCGTGTCGATGCCGACCGCCGGTCAGGTCGCGGTCGTCGACACGGGCAGCTTCCGCGTCGTCGCCGACGTCGATGCCGGTGACGAGCCGGTGCGCGTCGCGGTGCAGCCCGACGGGCACTACCTGTGGGTCGGCAACAACGCGCGCGATCCCGGCAAGAGCGGCGTCACGGTGATCGACGCCCACGGCTTCGAGCCGGTGAAGCGCTTCGCGACCGGCAAGGGCCACCACGAGATCGCCTTCAGCGACGACTCGCGCCACGCCTTCGTGACCAACCGCGACGCGGGTAGCGTGAGCGTGTTCGACGTCGCCGCGCTCGAGAAGGTGGTGGACATCCCGACCGGTCCGCGGCCGATCTCGGTGGCCCTGTCGGGCCTGTCGAAGGCGCTGTACGTCGCCGACGGCGAGGCCGGCACGATCACGGTGATCGACGCGAAGACGCTTGCGCCGCGCAAGGTGATCCAGGCCCGGCCCGGCCTCGGCCCGGTGCGCTTCACGCTCGACGGCCGCTTCGCCTTCGCGCTCAACACGCGGGAGAACACCGCGACGGTGATCGACGCGGGCGGCGACGAGATCGTGCATGAACTCGGCGTTGCCGCCGAACCCTACGAGGTGAGCTTCACGCCGGGCTATGCCTACGTGCGCGGCCTCGCGACCGAGAACGTGGCGATGGTGAGGCTCGACACGCTCGGCAAGGGCCGCGAACCGGTGCTGCAGAGCTTCGCCGCGGGCGCCGAGGCGCCCAGGCTCGCCGGCGACCTGCCGCTGGCGGCGAGCCTCGCCACGCGCAGCGATGAGGGCGCGGTGTTCGTCGTCAATCCGGCGAACAACACCACCTACTTCTACATGGAAGGCATGAATGCGCCGATGACCGGCTACCTCCACCGCGGCCACACGGCGCGCGCGGTGACGGTGGTCGACCGCGCGATGAAGCAGACCGAACCGGGCGTGTTCTCGACGCAGGTGACGCTGCCGGCGTCGGGCAAGTTCGACGTCGCCTTCATGCTCGACCGCCCGCAGGTGCTGCACTGCTTCAGCGCCGACGTGAAGCCCGGCGCGATCAGCGACGCGAAGCTCGCCGCACCGCGCCTCGAGTTCCTGCCCGCGCCGGTGACCGTGCAGGCGCCGGGCAAGGCGACGGTGCGCTTCCGCCTCGTCGCCGGCCGCAAGGACACGCCGCGCACCGGCGTCAAGGACCTCGGCGTGACCTGGTTCCTGGCGCCGGCCGGCGCGCGCCAGCACACGGCGGCGCGCGAGGTGGGCGAGGGCGTGTATGAGGCGGAGCTGCCGCTCGCGCAGACCGGCGCGTACTACGTGCATGTCGATTCGGCGGCGCTGCGCGAGACGCAGAAGAAGCCCTACCTGACGCTGCGCGCGGTTTCCGCGGTGGCGGCGGGGACGAAGGACGGCAACTGA